In the genome of Prochlorothrix hollandica PCC 9006 = CALU 1027, one region contains:
- a CDS encoding GNAT family N-acetyltransferase, whose product MGLDPGGDRLQLPCLTTDRLRLRPWRPLADAAAALQIYGDPQVVAHLGPGSKPDTIATVQRRLQRYYQVYHPPAPWGCWAVEEPTQAQVIGHILLIPLADRHHQPSHRPEIGWHFRPSHWGQGYATEAAAAVLHHGLHHWQMPAIYGVIAPHHDRSRRLALRLGMVDLGLTRHYYGGRELSLFRYSV is encoded by the coding sequence ATGGGTCTGGACCCTGGGGGCGATCGACTTCAGTTGCCCTGCTTGACGACCGATCGCCTGCGCCTGCGTCCTTGGCGACCTCTGGCCGATGCCGCCGCTGCCCTCCAGATTTACGGTGATCCCCAGGTGGTGGCCCACCTTGGCCCTGGGTCCAAACCGGACACGATCGCGACTGTGCAACGGCGCTTGCAGCGTTACTACCAGGTGTATCACCCCCCCGCGCCTTGGGGCTGTTGGGCCGTGGAGGAGCCAACCCAGGCTCAGGTCATTGGCCATATTCTCCTGATTCCCCTGGCCGATCGCCACCACCAACCCAGCCACCGCCCGGAAATCGGCTGGCATTTTCGCCCCAGCCACTGGGGCCAAGGCTATGCCACAGAAGCCGCCGCCGCAGTCCTCCACCACGGTCTCCACCACTGGCAGATGCCAGCTATCTATGGGGTGATCGCCCCCCATCACGATCGCTCCCGCCGCCTTGCCCTGCGCCTGGGTATGGTGGATCTGGGCCTAACCCGCCACTATTACGGCGGTCGAGAATTATCTCTATTTAGATATTCTGTTTAA
- the psaA gene encoding photosystem I core protein PsaA → MTTSSPEQKAKVKVVVDKDPVATSFEKWAQPGHFDRVLKRGPKTTTWIWNLHSRVHDFDSHTSDLEDVSRKIFSAHFGHLAVIFIWLSGAYFHGARFSNYTAWLSDPISIKPSAQVVWPIFGQEILNGDVGGGFHGIQITSGLFHLWRACGITHSSELYATAIGALVMAGLMLFAGWFHYHKAAPKLEWFQNVESMLNHHLSVLLGCGSLGWAGHLIHISLPVNALLDAGVSPADIPLAKDYVLDAGYMAKFFPSFAEGLTPFFTLNWGVYSDFLTFKGGLNPQTGSLWLTDIAHHHLAIAVLFIIAGHMYRTNWGIGHDMKALLDGHKGPVGEVGTGHAGLYEILTTSWHAQLAINLALLGSLSIIVAHHMYAMPPYPYLAIDYPTQLSLFTHHVWIGGFLIVGAGAHAAIFMIRDYDPAKNVDNLLDRVIRHRDAIISHLNWVCIWLGFHSFGLYIHNDTMRALGRPQDMFSDSAIQLQPIFAQGIQSIQAAVAGSAQAPWVGAATSPVWGGDTIAVGGKVAMSAIPLGTADFMVHHIHAFTIHVTVLILLKGVLYARNSRLVPDKAELGFAFPCDGPGRGGTCQVSAWDHVFLGLFWMYNSLSIVIFHFSWKMQSDVWGTVYPDGSVLNITVGNFAESALTINGWLRDFLWAQAASVINSYGSALSAYGLMFLAAHFVWAFSLMFLFSGRGYWQELIESIVWAHNKLKVAPAIQPRALSITQGRAVGVAHYLLGGIATTWAFFLARIISVG, encoded by the coding sequence ATGACAACTAGCTCACCAGAGCAGAAAGCGAAGGTGAAAGTTGTAGTAGATAAGGATCCGGTCGCTACTTCTTTTGAGAAGTGGGCACAGCCCGGGCACTTCGATCGCGTCCTAAAGCGTGGTCCCAAAACTACAACTTGGATCTGGAACCTTCATTCCCGTGTTCATGACTTTGATAGCCACACCAGTGATCTAGAAGATGTTTCCCGGAAGATCTTCAGTGCTCACTTTGGCCACCTAGCCGTCATCTTTATTTGGTTAAGTGGCGCTTATTTCCATGGCGCTCGTTTTTCCAACTACACCGCTTGGCTATCGGATCCCATCTCGATCAAGCCCAGCGCCCAAGTAGTTTGGCCCATTTTCGGTCAAGAAATCCTCAACGGCGACGTTGGCGGTGGTTTCCATGGTATTCAAATCACCTCTGGACTATTCCACCTCTGGCGAGCCTGCGGGATTACCCATTCCTCTGAACTGTATGCCACTGCCATTGGCGCTCTCGTCATGGCCGGACTGATGCTGTTCGCGGGTTGGTTCCACTATCACAAAGCTGCTCCCAAATTGGAGTGGTTCCAGAACGTGGAATCCATGCTGAACCACCACCTGTCCGTACTCCTCGGCTGCGGTTCCTTAGGTTGGGCTGGTCACCTCATCCACATTTCCTTGCCCGTCAATGCTCTGCTTGATGCAGGAGTCAGTCCGGCGGACATCCCCTTAGCCAAGGACTACGTGCTGGATGCGGGCTACATGGCCAAGTTTTTCCCCAGCTTTGCAGAGGGCTTAACCCCCTTCTTCACCCTGAACTGGGGCGTATATTCCGACTTCCTGACCTTTAAAGGCGGTCTGAATCCCCAAACCGGTAGCCTCTGGCTCACCGACATCGCTCACCATCACCTAGCTATTGCCGTCCTCTTTATCATTGCAGGCCACATGTACCGTACCAATTGGGGTATCGGTCATGACATGAAGGCTCTGTTGGACGGTCATAAAGGTCCCGTCGGGGAAGTGGGTACCGGTCACGCAGGTCTCTACGAGATCCTCACCACCTCCTGGCATGCTCAACTGGCCATCAACTTGGCGCTGTTGGGTTCCTTAAGCATCATCGTGGCTCACCACATGTATGCCATGCCTCCCTATCCTTACCTGGCCATCGACTACCCCACCCAGTTATCCCTCTTCACCCACCATGTGTGGATCGGTGGATTCCTGATTGTGGGTGCTGGTGCCCATGCCGCCATCTTCATGATTCGGGATTATGATCCCGCCAAGAATGTGGACAACCTCCTCGATCGCGTCATTCGCCATCGGGATGCCATTATCTCCCACCTCAACTGGGTTTGTATTTGGCTTGGTTTCCATAGCTTTGGTCTCTATATCCACAACGATACGATGCGTGCCTTGGGTCGTCCCCAAGACATGTTCTCCGACTCAGCGATTCAGCTCCAACCCATTTTTGCCCAAGGCATTCAGTCTATTCAGGCTGCGGTTGCCGGTTCTGCCCAAGCCCCCTGGGTCGGCGCAGCAACCAGTCCCGTGTGGGGTGGCGACACCATCGCCGTTGGTGGCAAAGTGGCCATGTCCGCAATTCCCTTGGGAACTGCTGATTTCATGGTTCACCACATCCACGCCTTCACCATCCACGTCACCGTGCTGATTCTGTTGAAGGGTGTTCTTTATGCTCGTAACTCCCGCCTCGTGCCCGACAAGGCTGAGCTGGGCTTTGCATTCCCCTGTGATGGACCCGGTCGTGGCGGCACCTGTCAGGTGTCTGCTTGGGACCATGTCTTCCTCGGACTGTTCTGGATGTACAACTCCCTATCCATTGTGATTTTCCACTTTAGCTGGAAGATGCAATCGGATGTGTGGGGAACGGTCTACCCCGATGGCAGTGTCCTCAATATCACCGTGGGCAACTTTGCTGAAAGTGCTCTGACCATTAACGGTTGGTTACGGGACTTCCTCTGGGCACAGGCCGCCAGTGTCATCAACTCCTACGGCAGCGCCCTGTCTGCTTACGGTTTGATGTTCCTTGCCGCTCACTTCGTCTGGGCCTTCAGTCTGATGTTCCTGTTCAGTGGCCGTGGCTACTGGCAAGAGCTGATTGAGTCCATTGTTTGGGCGCACAACAAGCTCAAGGTCGCTCCTGCGATCCAGCCTCGCGCACTGAGCATTACCCAAGGCCGTGCAGTGGGTGTAGCTCACTACCTCCTCGGAGGCATTGCTACGACCTGGGCATTCTTCCTCGCGCGCATCATTTCTGTTGGATAA
- a CDS encoding ICP22 family protein, with amino-acid sequence MEWLMALGLNLGLRSWSWLLVGLLGWGGWGGGDRLPLVNRVNPDDSRLWELASAVPGLLLSQNPGLTVAAMGAIAPPLTEQSPIRESHYPLGTIALGQRLQEFWAGWHTSLGASGTGVKSQPTAESLTAPAPLPPENPEVAGVDRPGEATGETGTETLEPETLEPETLEPETLEPETSDGLDGDSIEGERLAENEPERDAPERDAPERNELGTGSENLDRQDLGEINRDAEAAIADSPDSTPVDVPNPDPLDSSIDSSIDSSIVNAESLPTDLSPIDLPQSNSFSPFSDLLTRLRQLSPLGHGSPALQPIPSLTTIPGEAITPVPRLQEVPPPDLIQRLSPAFDRPLPQVQILSPTPNARLTSPQVTVELEVQDYDLFQDPELGLGPHLAVVLDDQPARAVYDLTDPLVLQDLQPGSHTLRVFAVRPWLESFKNAGAFAQVTFQVYAATPQREPQGDRPLLTAHMPQGTYGAEPILLDFYLTNAPLHFLAEDDPTLEDWRIRCTLNGESFLLSTWEPIYLTGFQEGTNWVQLELLDGDGEPLVNVFNTTVQTFEYVPGGGGGLTQLMTGNLTWDQAQALIHP; translated from the coding sequence ATGGAGTGGCTGATGGCATTAGGTCTAAACCTGGGACTGAGGAGCTGGAGTTGGCTGTTGGTGGGTCTGCTGGGTTGGGGTGGTTGGGGCGGCGGCGATCGCCTGCCCCTGGTGAACAGGGTCAACCCGGATGACTCCCGATTATGGGAGTTGGCCTCGGCGGTTCCGGGTTTGCTGTTGTCCCAGAACCCAGGCTTAACCGTTGCTGCCATGGGGGCGATCGCGCCCCCCCTCACGGAACAATCCCCCATTCGGGAATCTCACTATCCCTTGGGCACCATTGCCCTAGGCCAACGCCTCCAGGAGTTTTGGGCTGGATGGCACACCAGCTTGGGGGCATCTGGGACTGGGGTTAAATCCCAACCTACCGCAGAATCCTTAACCGCCCCCGCACCACTCCCCCCTGAAAACCCGGAGGTGGCGGGAGTCGATCGCCCAGGGGAAGCCACAGGAGAAACGGGAACCGAAACCCTGGAACCCGAAACCCTGGAACCTGAAACCCTGGAACCTGAAACCCTGGAACCCGAAACCAGTGATGGACTAGACGGTGACAGCATAGAGGGTGAGAGGCTGGCAGAGAACGAGCCAGAACGTGACGCGCCAGAACGTGACGCGCCAGAACGTAACGAGCTAGGAACTGGGTCCGAAAACCTGGATCGACAAGACCTTGGGGAGATCAACCGAGATGCAGAGGCCGCGATCGCCGACTCCCCAGACTCCACCCCTGTCGATGTCCCGAACCCCGACCCCTTGGATTCCTCGATCGATTCCTCGATCGATTCCTCGATCGTTAATGCAGAATCCCTACCAACCGATCTGTCCCCGATCGATCTGCCCCAGAGCAATTCCTTCAGCCCGTTCAGCGACCTCCTAACCCGGCTGAGGCAACTGTCGCCCCTCGGTCATGGCTCCCCAGCCCTCCAACCGATTCCCAGCCTTACCACCATTCCAGGGGAGGCCATCACCCCGGTTCCCCGGCTCCAGGAAGTGCCCCCCCCGGACCTGATCCAACGCCTCAGTCCGGCCTTCGATCGCCCTTTGCCCCAAGTTCAAATCCTCAGCCCCACCCCCAATGCTCGCCTCACCTCACCCCAAGTGACCGTGGAACTGGAGGTTCAAGACTACGATCTGTTCCAGGATCCTGAGTTGGGTCTGGGTCCCCATCTCGCGGTGGTGTTAGATGATCAGCCAGCGCGGGCGGTGTATGACCTGACGGATCCCTTGGTGTTGCAGGATTTGCAACCAGGGAGCCATACCCTGCGGGTGTTTGCGGTGCGGCCCTGGTTAGAAAGCTTCAAGAATGCAGGAGCCTTTGCTCAGGTGACGTTTCAGGTTTATGCGGCCACTCCCCAACGGGAACCCCAGGGCGATCGCCCGTTGCTGACGGCCCATATGCCCCAGGGCACCTATGGGGCAGAGCCGATTTTGTTGGACTTTTACCTGACCAATGCCCCCCTCCATTTTTTAGCGGAGGACGATCCAACCCTAGAGGATTGGCGGATTCGCTGCACCCTGAATGGGGAGTCTTTTCTCCTCAGCACCTGGGAACCGATTTACCTGACCGGGTTCCAGGAGGGCACCAACTGGGTTCAGCTTGAGCTATTAGATGGGGACGGGGAGCCGTTGGTCAATGTGTTTAATACAACGGTGCAGACGTTTGAGTATGTGCCAGGGGGTGGGGGGGGTCTCACCCAGTTAATGACGGGCAACCTGACTTGGGATCAGGCCCAGGCACTGATTCACCCTTAG
- the psaB gene encoding photosystem I core protein PsaB, with protein MATKFPKFSQDLAQDPTTRRIWYGIATAHDFEMHDGMTEENLYQKIFASHFGHLAIIFLWTSGNLFHVAWQGNFAQWVADPLNTRPIAHAIWDPHFGEAAIEAFTQSDASYAVNIAYSGVYHWWYTIGMRTAADLYQGSIFLMVLAALMLFAGWLHLQPKFRPSLAWFKNAESRLNHHLAGLFGVSSLAWAGHLIHVAIPASRGETVNWGNFMSTPPHPAGLAPFFSGNWSVYAANPDTTGHVFNTSEGAGTAILTFLGGFHPQTQAMWLTDIAHHHLAIAVIFIIAGHMYKTNFGIGHSMKEILKTHRSPEGTPFGGMLGAGHDGLYDTINNSLHFQLGLALAALGVVTSLVAQHMYSMPSYAFIAQDFTTQAALYVHHQYIAIFLMCGAFAHGAIFFVRDYDHEANKNNVLGRVLEHKEAIISHLSWVSLFLGFHTLGIYVHNDVVVAFATPEKQILVEPVFAQFVQAASGKALYGFNVLLANPDSAASIASANIAGPHFWLDAINSGANSLFLTIGPGDFLVHHAIALGLHTTTLILVKGALDARGSKLMPDKKDFGYSFPCDGPGRGGTCDISAWDSFYLAVFWALNTAGWLTFYWHWKHLSIWQDNVAQFNESSTYLMGWFRDYLWLNSAQLINGYNPFGTSNLAVWAWMFLFGHLVWATGFMFLISWRGYWQELIETIVWAHQRTPLANLVGWKDKPVALSIVQARVVGLAHFSVGYILTYAAFLIASTASKFG; from the coding sequence ATGGCAACAAAATTCCCAAAATTTAGCCAGGATCTGGCTCAAGATCCGACAACTCGTCGGATTTGGTATGGGATTGCCACGGCCCACGACTTTGAAATGCATGATGGCATGACGGAGGAGAATCTTTACCAAAAGATCTTCGCCTCCCACTTCGGCCATCTAGCCATCATCTTTCTGTGGACTTCCGGCAATCTCTTCCATGTCGCATGGCAAGGCAACTTTGCTCAGTGGGTCGCTGACCCCCTGAATACCCGTCCCATCGCCCACGCGATTTGGGATCCCCATTTCGGTGAAGCTGCGATCGAAGCCTTCACCCAATCCGATGCATCCTATGCGGTGAACATCGCTTACTCCGGTGTCTACCACTGGTGGTACACCATCGGGATGCGCACCGCCGCTGACCTATACCAAGGTTCCATCTTCTTGATGGTGCTGGCCGCGTTGATGCTCTTCGCCGGTTGGTTACACCTACAGCCCAAGTTCCGCCCCAGCCTCGCCTGGTTCAAAAATGCGGAATCTCGCCTCAACCACCACCTCGCTGGTTTGTTTGGGGTTAGCTCTTTAGCTTGGGCCGGTCACCTGATCCACGTTGCCATTCCCGCGTCCCGTGGGGAAACGGTGAACTGGGGCAACTTCATGAGTACCCCGCCTCACCCCGCTGGTTTAGCGCCGTTCTTCAGTGGCAACTGGTCGGTTTATGCCGCAAACCCCGACACCACCGGCCATGTGTTCAACACATCCGAAGGTGCTGGGACTGCCATTCTGACTTTCTTGGGCGGTTTCCACCCCCAAACTCAGGCCATGTGGCTGACGGATATTGCCCACCACCATTTGGCGATCGCCGTTATCTTCATCATTGCTGGTCACATGTACAAGACCAACTTTGGTATTGGCCACAGCATGAAGGAGATCCTGAAAACCCACCGATCCCCCGAAGGCACTCCCTTTGGCGGCATGTTGGGTGCAGGTCATGACGGTTTATACGACACCATCAACAACTCCCTTCACTTCCAATTGGGTCTGGCCCTGGCAGCCTTAGGCGTGGTCACCTCTTTGGTGGCACAGCATATGTATTCCATGCCCTCCTACGCCTTCATTGCGCAGGATTTCACCACCCAAGCGGCCCTCTATGTGCACCACCAATACATCGCCATCTTCCTGATGTGCGGTGCCTTTGCCCACGGTGCCATCTTCTTTGTGCGGGATTATGACCACGAGGCCAACAAGAACAATGTTCTCGGTCGCGTTCTAGAGCACAAGGAAGCCATTATCTCCCACCTAAGCTGGGTCTCCCTGTTCTTGGGTTTCCACACCTTAGGCATCTATGTCCACAACGATGTGGTAGTAGCCTTTGCAACGCCTGAGAAGCAGATCTTGGTGGAGCCGGTGTTTGCCCAGTTTGTGCAAGCTGCTTCCGGTAAAGCCCTGTATGGCTTCAATGTGCTGTTGGCTAATCCCGACAGTGCTGCCTCGATCGCCAGCGCTAATATCGCTGGTCCCCACTTCTGGTTAGATGCCATTAACTCTGGCGCTAACTCCTTATTCCTGACCATTGGACCGGGTGACTTCTTGGTTCACCATGCCATTGCCTTGGGTCTCCACACCACCACTTTGATCTTGGTCAAGGGTGCGTTGGATGCCCGTGGTTCTAAGCTGATGCCCGACAAGAAAGACTTCGGCTACAGCTTCCCTTGCGACGGCCCTGGTCGTGGCGGTACCTGCGATATTTCTGCATGGGACTCCTTCTACCTGGCTGTGTTCTGGGCGCTGAATACTGCCGGTTGGTTAACCTTCTACTGGCATTGGAAGCACCTGTCTATCTGGCAGGACAACGTGGCTCAGTTCAATGAGTCTTCCACCTACCTGATGGGTTGGTTCCGCGATTACCTGTGGCTGAACTCGGCCCAGTTGATCAACGGTTACAATCCTTTCGGTACCAGCAACCTGGCGGTGTGGGCGTGGATGTTCCTGTTCGGCCACTTGGTCTGGGCAACGGGCTTCATGTTCCTCATCTCTTGGCGCGGTTACTGGCAAGAACTGATCGAGACCATCGTCTGGGCGCACCAGCGCACTCCTCTGGCTAACTTGGTTGGCTGGAAGGACAAGCCGGTTGCTCTGTCGATCGTTCAAGCCCGTGTTGTGGGTCTGGCTCACTTCTCTGTGGGTTACATCCTCACCTACGCAGCCTTCTTGATTGCCTCCACGGCCAGCAAGTTCGGCTAA
- a CDS encoding type II toxin-antitoxin system HicB family antitoxin, with protein MKIYTAVIEKCTETGFYVGYVPGFPGAHTQAETLDELNQNLQEVVEMLLEDGQPELETYFVGTQTVVVA; from the coding sequence ATGAAAATCTATACGGCTGTCATTGAAAAATGCACAGAGACAGGATTCTATGTTGGCTATGTTCCTGGCTTCCCCGGTGCCCATACCCAAGCAGAAACCCTGGATGAACTGAACCAGAATCTACAAGAAGTGGTTGAAATGCTGCTGGAGGATGGTCAGCCTGAGCTTGAGACCTACTTCGTCGGTACTCAAACTGTAGTAGTGGCATAA
- a CDS encoding tetratricopeptide repeat protein translates to MALSYFYLRNIQGLRVILGAIAALSVMPAASGAIPRAEMDPRSPSESPSLIAAQTLVAQTLAAPQILAQQPDVNQLLEDARQSIDDRQYGQALALYQQAAQMETDNALIYSAIAYAQLQLGNLPAAASAFQQAIALDRNNADFAYGLGRTLGEMGDLPGSEAALRQSLTLNSKNQDVMIALGKVLELRGDLNGSLAIYEQLITLDRRNWQSYLAKADLLMRQGRHGEAIDLLEQAKVIAPYEPEVYVKLSTAEFGLGNPRAGFAAFEEAMRLDPHDSDLYLKQGAIYSALGSSELALGAYQQALRLNGNLAEAREAVIRLYLDQESYLFAVVNSQFWVERDPQNPLPYQYLGMALQGRGRTVEAMNAYQQARMLYQQNRDLPGVQRVEQLMRQRS, encoded by the coding sequence ATGGCTCTCTCTTATTTTTACCTTAGGAACATCCAGGGTTTGCGTGTCATTCTAGGGGCGATCGCCGCCCTCAGTGTCATGCCTGCCGCCAGCGGAGCGATCCCCAGGGCCGAGATGGATCCGCGATCGCCGTCCGAATCCCCCAGCTTGATAGCGGCCCAAACGCTAGTGGCCCAAACATTAGCAGCCCCGCAAATCCTGGCCCAACAGCCCGATGTTAACCAACTGTTGGAAGATGCCCGCCAGTCCATCGACGATCGCCAATATGGGCAAGCCCTGGCTCTGTATCAACAGGCCGCCCAGATGGAGACGGACAATGCCTTGATTTATTCCGCCATTGCTTACGCCCAACTGCAATTGGGTAACTTACCCGCCGCCGCCAGTGCTTTTCAACAAGCCATCGCCCTCGATCGCAATAATGCGGACTTTGCCTATGGCCTGGGGCGCACCCTAGGGGAAATGGGAGATTTGCCCGGTTCTGAAGCTGCATTGCGTCAATCCTTGACCCTCAACAGCAAAAATCAAGATGTGATGATTGCCTTGGGGAAAGTCTTGGAGCTGCGGGGGGACTTGAACGGTTCCTTGGCTATTTATGAACAGTTAATTACCCTCGATCGCCGCAATTGGCAATCCTATCTGGCCAAAGCGGATCTCTTGATGCGCCAAGGTCGCCATGGGGAAGCCATCGATCTCTTAGAACAGGCCAAGGTGATCGCCCCCTATGAGCCTGAGGTCTATGTCAAACTCAGCACCGCCGAATTTGGCTTGGGCAATCCCAGGGCTGGGTTTGCCGCCTTTGAAGAAGCGATGCGCCTGGATCCCCATGACAGTGATTTGTACCTGAAACAAGGGGCTATTTACAGCGCCCTCGGCAGTTCTGAACTGGCCCTAGGGGCTTATCAGCAAGCCTTGAGACTCAATGGCAATCTGGCGGAAGCTCGCGAAGCCGTCATTAGGCTCTACCTAGACCAAGAGAGCTATTTGTTTGCCGTGGTCAACAGTCAGTTTTGGGTGGAACGGGATCCCCAAAATCCCCTGCCCTACCAATATCTGGGCATGGCCCTCCAAGGGCGAGGGCGAACGGTGGAAGCCATGAATGCCTACCAGCAGGCGCGAATGCTGTACCAACAGAATCGAGATCTGCCAGGGGTGCAGCGGGTGGAACAACTGATGCGCCAGCGGTCCTAG
- the grxD gene encoding Grx4 family monothiol glutaredoxin: MNPELKARLDSLIQNNKIMVFMKGSKLMPQCGFSNNVVQIISTLGVPFETFDVLSDSEIRQGIKEYSDWPTIPQVYVNGQFVGGSDILIQMYQNGELQQMVEVALAS, encoded by the coding sequence ATGAATCCTGAACTGAAAGCCCGCCTTGATAGCCTGATTCAGAACAATAAAATCATGGTGTTTATGAAGGGCAGCAAACTCATGCCCCAATGCGGTTTCTCTAACAATGTGGTCCAAATTATCAGTACCCTCGGTGTTCCCTTCGAGACCTTTGATGTGCTGTCGGATTCTGAGATTCGCCAGGGCATTAAGGAATATTCTGACTGGCCCACAATTCCCCAGGTCTATGTCAATGGCCAATTTGTGGGCGGTTCCGATATTTTGATTCAGATGTATCAAAATGGTGAGTTGCAGCAGATGGTTGAAGTGGCCCTAGCGTCTTAG
- a CDS encoding BolA family protein produces MVTPEQVTAMIQTQLPDAQVQVEDLTGGGDHYQVTVVSSAFAGQPLVKQHQMVYGAVKGAMATEAIHALALKTYTPEAWQTSN; encoded by the coding sequence ATGGTGACCCCGGAACAAGTGACGGCTATGATTCAAACCCAGCTTCCCGATGCCCAAGTGCAAGTGGAAGATTTGACGGGTGGGGGAGACCATTACCAAGTCACGGTGGTGTCATCCGCCTTTGCAGGACAACCCCTCGTTAAGCAACACCAAATGGTTTATGGGGCAGTGAAGGGAGCCATGGCCACGGAAGCCATCCACGCCTTGGCCCTGAAAACCTACACCCCAGAGGCGTGGCAAACCTCTAACTAG
- a CDS encoding type II toxin-antitoxin system HicA family toxin → MGKKYPILKPLEVVAILEKLGFQEVRQRGSHKQMRHSDGRCTTVPCHKGRDLSPLLLRQIAKDIGMTVDEFLQSR, encoded by the coding sequence ATGGGTAAGAAATATCCAATTCTGAAGCCCTTGGAAGTTGTTGCAATTCTAGAGAAGCTGGGCTTCCAAGAAGTCCGGCAACGGGGTTCTCATAAACAAATGCGCCATAGTGACGGGCGTTGTACGACTGTACCTTGTCATAAGGGGCGAGATCTATCCCCCCTTCTCTTGCGACAAATTGCTAAAGATATTGGCATGACGGTGGATGAATTTTTGCAAAGCCGGTAA